Proteins encoded in a region of the Drosophila sechellia strain sech25 chromosome 2L, ASM438219v1, whole genome shotgun sequence genome:
- the LOC6611330 gene encoding uncharacterized protein LOC6611330 — MKYLLWISFLFIWESHGYVRLTNLKCESYDNTFVVFPECRLKVLGRGIIGANIHVKLLKLPINRMVVRFTTYRKLTGYHPFLFNVSEELCRALKYPNRLRVFYYFYTAFMPFSNINHTCPYNDDVYIRNCTLDDRMFAKVPLPKGIYKLTLEMDDGVMNWASIINIYFEIDVD; from the exons ATGAAGTACCTCTTGTGGATCAGCTTTCTTTTCATTTGGGAATCTCACGGATACGTGCGCCTCACGAACCTCAAGTGCGAAAGCTATGACAACACATTCGTCGTCTTTCCCGAATGCCGACTAAAAGTGCTTGGCAGGGGAATTATCGGGGCCAACATACACGTAAAGCTTCTGAAACTGCCAATAAATAGGATGGTCGTGAGATTCACCACTTACCGGAAGCTCACCGGATACCATCCGTTTCTATTTAATGTTTCCGAGGAACTCTGTCGCGCCCTAAAGTATCCAAATCGTCTCAGAGTCTTCTACTATTTCTACACCGCCTTTATGCCCTTTTCCAATATTAATCATACATGTCCCTATAAT GATGATGTTTACATAAGGAACTGCACCTTGGATGATCGTATGTTTGCCAAGGTTCCATTGCCGAAGGGTATCTATAAGCTAACCCTCGAGATGGATGATGGTGTCATGAACTGGGCTTCCATCATAAACATATACTTTGAAATTGATGTTGACTAA
- the LOC6611331 gene encoding transcription elongation factor S-II: MSVEDEVFRIQKKMSKMASDGTGQDQALDLLKTLQTLNINLDILTKTRIGMTVNELRKSSKDDEVIALAKTLIKNWKRFLASPAPTTANNSSAKEGSSHNSSASKSTSAAKSSSSFSGKDKSSSSSSSKDKEKKGSSSQTSFPSGGMTDAVRIKCREMLATALKIGEVPEGCGEPEEMAAELEDAIYSEFNNTDMKYKNRIRSRVANLKDPKNPGLRGNFMCGAVTAKQLARMTPEEMASDEMKKLREKFVKEAINDAQLATVQGTKTDLLKCAKCKKRNCTYNQLQTRSADEPMTTFVMCNECGNRWKFC, encoded by the exons ATGAGCGTGGAAGACGAAGTGTTTCGAATCCAAAAGAAGATGAGCAAGATGGCCAGCGACGGCACA GGACAGGATCAGGCTCTGGACCTGCTGAAGACCCTGCAAACACTTAACATCAACCTCGACATTCTGACCAAAACGCGCATCGGCATGACTGTAAACGAGCTGCGCAAGAGTAGCAAGGACGACGAGGTGATCGCCCTGGCCAAAACACTGATCAAGAACTGGAAGCGCTTTCTAGCCAGCCCGGCGCCAACCACTGCCAACAACAGCTCCGCTAAGGAGGGCTCCTCCCACAACAGCAGTGCCTCGAAGTCCACGAGTGCCGCCaagtcgtcgtcgtcattcTCTGGCAAGGATAAATCCAGTTCATCCAGCTCATCCAAGGATAAGGAGAAGAAAGGCTCCTCGTCACAGACCTCGTTTCCCTCCGGCGGCATGACAGATGCGGTCCGCATCAAGTGCCGCGAAATGCTGGCCACCGCACTGAAGATTGGCGAAGTGCCCGAGGGATGCGGGGAGCCGGAGGAAATGGCCGCCGAACTGGAGGATGCCATTTACTCCGAGTTCAATAACACGGATATGAAGTACAAGAATCGCATTAGGTCGCGCGTGGCCAATCTGAAGGATCCCAAGAATCCGGGATTGCGCGGCAACTTTATGTGCGGCGCCGTCACTGCAAAGCAGCTGGCCAGAATGACGCCGGAGGAGATGGCCAGCGACGAGATGAAGAAGCTGCGCGAGAAGTTCGTCAAGGAGGCCATCAACGATGCCCAGCTGGCCACCGTACAGGGCACCAAGACCGATCTCCTCAAGTGCGCCAAGTGCAAGAAGCGCAACTGCACCTACAACCAGCTGCAGACTCGTTCCGCCGATGAACCTATGACCACCTTCGTCATGTGCAACGAGTGCGGCAACCGATGGAAGTTCTGCTAA
- the LOC6611332 gene encoding plasminogen activator inhibitor 1 RNA-binding protein → MDSAGKNRYELLFMDDDVSDPLDNLVAPTAAAAVAAAGKKKQPSAAAAAATKTTANKVANGNNKANAGSNIGGPNAKKPNQAEKENKPNNALNKTDGKKFTPSADNKQQYNNNASSNNKQQGAPRQGGGANRTREFGSGQGQGQGQGGQQQRSVNFRQQNGNAETREQRNNRRNVRENGGAPDGQQSRPYRGPGGGPGAGGDRPQRQNRNYDGQNRKREFDRQSGSDRTGVKSIDKRDGAGSHNWGSVKEAIDDVNKNESETNVTNAEGGAKADESGTEPQTEQATAEEEAKELTLDEWKAQQGQRIKPTFNIRKAGEGEDTTQWKKMVVLTSNKKKENDSEEELEYDPALYPQRVGRQQRVLDIQFNFNDGRRGGPGGFGGRGGRGGPRPGGFGGGPRSEGGNRDGGNREGGRDNREGGNRGPRDGQQHNNEGGASSAQNQRPPIDRRGPGNNQNNNQNSGPGPNKRFERQQNTAPKVNDERQFPTLA, encoded by the exons ATGGACAGCGCCGGTAAAAATCGTTATGAACTTTTGTTCATGGACGACGATGTCAGCGATCCATTAGATAATCTTGTGGCGCCGACGGCCGCTGCTGCCGTAGCAGCAGCTGGCAAGAAGAAGCAGCcgtcagctgctgctgcagcggccACCAAAACGACCGCCAACAAAGTGGCCAACGGCAATAACAAGGCGAACGCAGGATCCAATATCGGTGGACCCAATGCCAAGAAACCAAATCAGGCCGAAAAGGAGAACAAGCCCAATAATGCTTTAAACAAAACCGATGGCAAGAAGTTCACTCCATCGGCCGACAACAAACAGCAGTACAACAATaacgccagcagcaacaacaaacaacagggTGCTCCACGGCAAGGAGGTGGCGCCAACCGGACACGTGAATTTGGCAGCGGTCAAGGACAGGGTCAAGGACAAggtggccagcagcagcgcaGCGTAAACTTCCGTCAACAGAATGGCAATGCCGAGACTCGTGAGCAGCGCAACAATCGCCGCAATGTCCGCGAAAACGGCGGAGCACCCGATGGCCAGCAGTCGCGACCTTACCGCGGACCAGGTGGAGGCCCAGGTGCTGGCGGAGATCGTCCCCAGCGTCAGAACCGCAACTACGATGGCCAGAACAGGAAGCGCGAGTTCGACCGCCAGTCGGGTTCCGATAGAACTG GTGTGAAGTCAATTGACAAACGCGATGGAGCTGGCTCCCACAACTGGGGATCGGTCAAAGAGGCTATTGATGATGTGAACAAGAACGAAAGCGAAACCAATGTGACCAATGCAGAGGGCGGCGCCAAGGCCGATGAATCTGGCACTGAACCACAAACCGAGCAGGCCACCGCCGAGGAGGAGGCCAAAGAGCTGACCTTGGACGAGTGGAAGGCACAGCAAGGACAGCGCATCAAGCCAACCTTTAACATCCGCAAGGCTGGAGAAG GTGAGGACACCACACAATGGAAGAAAATGGTCGTCCTAACTAGCAACAAGAAGAAGGAGAACGACAGCGAAGAGGAGCTCGAGTACGATCCTGCCCTTTATCCACAGCGTGTGGGCAGGCAGCAGCGCGTCCTGGACATTCAGTTCAATTTCAACGATGGTCGTCGTGGCGGACCAGGCGGTTTCGGTGGACGCGGTGGCCGTGGAGGCCCCAGACCCGGTGGATTTGGAGGCGGACCACGCAGCGAGGGTGGCAACCGCGATGGCGGCAACCGTGAGGGCGGCCGAGACAACCGTGAGGGTGGAAACCGTGGCCcacgagatggccaacagcATAATAACGAGGGCGGCGCTTCATCCGCTCAAAATCAGAGGCCACCCATCGATCGTCGTGGTCCGGGAAACAACCAGAACAACAATCAGAACAGCGGTCCAGGTCCAAATAAGCGTTTTGAGCGACAACAGAACACCGCTCCCAAGGTCAACGATGAGCGTCAGTTCCCCACTCTGGCTTAA